A part of Streptomyces sp. NBC_01451 genomic DNA contains:
- a CDS encoding glycoside hydrolase family 18 chitinase, producing MRFGQRCTAGLTTLLLPLAALVGLASPAQAATSATATYAKTQDWGTGFEGRWTVTNTGTTSISSWTVEWDFPSGTSVTSAWDADVTSSGTHWTAKNKSWNGTLAPGAAVSFGFNGAGSGAPANCKLNGGSCDGGSVPGDNAPSAPGTPTASGVTNTSVKLSWGAATDDKGIKNYDVLRGGTKVATVTATSYTDTGLTAGTDYSYTVQARDTADQTGPVSGAVAVRTTGGTTDPPPTGSKVKLGYFTEWGVYGRNYHVKNLVTSGSASKITHINYAFGNVKDGKCVVDDTYAAYDKAYTADQSVSGVADTWDQPLRGNFNQLRQLKAKYPNIKVLYSFGGWTYSGGFAQAAANPAAFAASCKAVVEDPRWADVFDGIDIDWEYPNACGLTCDTSGAASFKNLLSALRSTFGANYLVTAAITADGSSGGKIDAADYGGASAYADWYNVMTYDYFGAFDADGPTAPHSPLTSYAGIPAAGFNSADAIAKLKAKGVPAAKLLLGIGFYGRGWTGVTQSAPGGTATGAAPGTYEAGIEDYKILKNSCPATGTIAGTAYAYCGNNWWSYDTPATIAGKMTWAKNQALGGAFFWEFSGDTSNGELVSAISGGLG from the coding sequence ATGCGCTTCGGACAAAGATGTACGGCAGGCCTGACCACCCTGCTGCTCCCCCTCGCCGCCCTGGTGGGCCTGGCGAGCCCGGCACAGGCGGCCACCTCGGCCACCGCGACCTACGCGAAGACCCAGGACTGGGGCACCGGTTTCGAGGGCAGGTGGACGGTCACCAACACCGGCACCACATCGATCAGTTCATGGACGGTCGAGTGGGACTTCCCCTCGGGTACGTCCGTCACCTCGGCCTGGGACGCCGATGTCACCTCCAGTGGCACCCACTGGACCGCCAAGAACAAGTCGTGGAACGGCACCCTCGCCCCGGGCGCCGCCGTCTCCTTCGGCTTCAACGGCGCCGGTTCCGGTGCTCCCGCCAACTGCAAGCTGAACGGCGGCAGTTGTGACGGCGGCTCGGTCCCCGGCGACAACGCCCCCTCGGCGCCCGGCACTCCGACGGCCTCCGGCGTCACCAACACCTCGGTGAAGCTCAGTTGGGGCGCGGCCACCGACGACAAGGGCATCAAGAACTACGACGTGCTGCGCGGCGGCACCAAGGTCGCGACGGTGACGGCCACCTCGTACACGGACACGGGTCTGACCGCCGGCACGGACTACTCCTACACCGTGCAGGCCCGGGACACCGCCGACCAGACCGGCCCGGTGAGCGGCGCGGTCGCCGTGCGCACCACCGGCGGCACCACGGACCCGCCGCCCACCGGCTCCAAGGTCAAGCTCGGCTACTTCACCGAGTGGGGCGTCTACGGCCGCAACTACCACGTCAAGAACCTGGTGACCTCGGGCTCGGCGTCGAAGATCACGCACATCAACTACGCGTTCGGCAACGTCAAGGACGGCAAGTGCGTCGTCGACGACACCTACGCCGCCTACGACAAGGCCTACACCGCCGACCAGTCGGTGTCCGGCGTCGCCGACACCTGGGACCAGCCACTGCGCGGCAACTTCAACCAGCTGCGCCAGCTGAAGGCCAAGTACCCGAACATCAAGGTGCTGTACTCCTTCGGCGGCTGGACCTACTCCGGCGGCTTCGCGCAGGCCGCCGCCAACCCGGCCGCCTTCGCCGCCTCCTGCAAGGCGGTCGTCGAGGACCCGCGCTGGGCGGACGTCTTCGACGGCATCGACATCGACTGGGAGTACCCGAACGCCTGCGGCCTGACCTGTGACACGTCCGGTGCCGCGTCCTTCAAGAACCTGCTGTCGGCACTGCGTTCGACGTTCGGGGCGAACTACCTGGTCACCGCGGCCATCACCGCCGACGGCTCCTCCGGCGGCAAGATCGACGCGGCCGACTACGGCGGCGCCTCCGCCTACGCCGACTGGTACAACGTGATGACGTACGACTACTTCGGTGCCTTCGACGCGGACGGCCCGACCGCCCCGCACTCACCGCTCACGTCGTACGCCGGTATCCCGGCCGCCGGCTTCAACTCCGCCGACGCCATCGCCAAGCTCAAGGCGAAGGGCGTCCCGGCGGCGAAGCTCCTGCTGGGCATCGGCTTCTACGGCCGCGGCTGGACCGGCGTCACCCAGTCCGCCCCCGGCGGCACGGCGACCGGCGCGGCACCGGGCACCTACGAGGCGGGCATCGAGGACTACAAGATCCTCAAGAACTCGTGCCCGGCCACCGGGACGATCGCCGGCACCGCCTACGCGTACTGCGGCAACAACTGGTGGTCGTACGACACCCCCGCGACGATCGCCGGGAAGATGACCTGGGCCAAGAACCAGGCCCTGGGCGGCGCGTTCTTCTGGGAGTTCAGCGGCGACACGAGCAACGGGGAGCTGGTGAGCGCGATCAGCGGCGGCCTGGGCTGA
- a CDS encoding DUF2550 domain-containing protein, with amino-acid sequence MILALTVCGLVVAVVVVGLFVFGLRRRLIQRSGGTFDCSLRWDVPEKPDPSGKGWGYGVARYNGDRIEWYRVFSYSPRPRRVLERSSIEVAGRRAPDGEEELALLSDAVVLACLHRGTRLELAMSDDALTGFLAWLEAAPPGQQVNVA; translated from the coding sequence ATGATCCTCGCTCTGACTGTGTGCGGCTTGGTAGTGGCGGTCGTGGTGGTCGGCCTGTTCGTCTTCGGCCTGCGCCGCCGGCTCATCCAACGCTCCGGCGGTACGTTCGACTGCAGCCTGCGCTGGGACGTACCCGAGAAACCCGACCCCAGCGGCAAGGGCTGGGGCTACGGTGTCGCCCGCTACAACGGCGACCGCATCGAGTGGTACCGCGTCTTCTCGTACTCCCCGCGTCCGCGCCGTGTCCTGGAACGCTCGTCGATCGAGGTGGCCGGCCGCCGTGCCCCCGACGGCGAGGAGGAGCTGGCCCTGCTCTCGGACGCGGTGGTGCTGGCCTGTCTCCACCGGGGGACGAGACTCGAACTGGCGATGAGCGACGACGCGCTGACCGGTTTCCTCGCCTGGCTGGAGGCGGCGCCTCCCGGGCAACAGGTGAACGTGGCCTGA
- a CDS encoding F0F1 ATP synthase subunit epsilon — protein MAAELHVELVAADRQVWSGEATLVVARTTSGDIGVMPGHQPLLGVLESGPVTIRTSDGGTVVAAAHGGFISFADNKLSLLAEVAELADEIDVQRVERELERAKAEGDASAERRADVRLRAVAAR, from the coding sequence TTGGCTGCTGAGCTGCACGTCGAGTTGGTCGCTGCCGACCGTCAGGTCTGGTCCGGCGAGGCCACCCTGGTCGTCGCGCGCACCACGTCCGGCGACATCGGCGTCATGCCCGGTCACCAGCCGCTGCTCGGTGTGCTGGAGTCGGGCCCGGTGACCATCCGTACGAGTGATGGTGGAACGGTCGTCGCCGCGGCGCACGGCGGTTTCATCTCGTTCGCCGACAACAAGCTGTCGCTGCTGGCGGAGGTCGCCGAGCTGGCGGACGAGATCGACGTCCAGCGCGTGGAGCGGGAGCTCGAACGCGCGAAGGCGGAGGGCGACGCCTCCGCCGAGCGGCGTGCGGACGTCCGACTGCGGGCCGTGGCGGCGCGCTGA
- the atpD gene encoding F0F1 ATP synthase subunit beta, with translation MTTTVETAVATGRVARVIGPVVDVEFPVDAMPEIYNALHVEVADPALDGAKKTLTLEVAQHLGDGLVRTISMQPTDGLVRQAVVTDTGTGITVPVGDFTKGKVFNTLGEVLNSDETYSGERWSIHRKAPRFDELESKTEMFETGVKVIDLLTPYVKGGKIGLFGGAGVGKTVLIQEMIYRVANNHDGVSVFAGVGERTREGNDLIEEMSESGVIDKTALVFGQMDEPPGTRLRVALAGLTMAEYFRDVQKQDVLFFIDNIFRFTQAGSEVSTLLGRMPSAVGYQPNLADEMGLLQERITSTRGHSITSMQAIYVPADDLTDPAPATTFAHLDATTVLSRPISEKGIYPAVDPLDSTSRILDPRYIAADHYSTAMRVKGVLQKYKDLQDIIAILGIDELGEEDKLTVHRARRVERFLSQNTHVAKQFTGVDGSDVPLDESITAFNAIIDGDYDHFPEQAFFLCGGIEDLKANAKELGVS, from the coding sequence ATGACGACGACAGTTGAGACGGCCGTTGCCACGGGCCGCGTCGCCCGGGTCATCGGCCCGGTCGTCGACGTGGAATTCCCCGTCGACGCCATGCCGGAGATCTACAACGCCCTTCACGTCGAGGTGGCCGACCCGGCCCTCGACGGCGCGAAGAAGACGCTGACCCTGGAGGTCGCCCAGCACCTGGGTGACGGCCTGGTCCGCACCATCTCCATGCAGCCCACCGACGGTCTGGTCCGGCAGGCCGTGGTCACCGACACGGGTACGGGCATCACCGTCCCCGTCGGCGACTTCACCAAGGGCAAGGTTTTCAACACCCTCGGCGAGGTGCTGAACTCCGACGAGACGTACTCGGGCGAGCGCTGGTCCATCCACCGCAAGGCCCCGCGTTTCGACGAGCTCGAGTCGAAGACCGAGATGTTCGAGACCGGCGTCAAGGTCATCGACCTTCTCACCCCGTACGTCAAGGGTGGAAAGATCGGCCTGTTCGGCGGTGCCGGCGTCGGCAAGACGGTGCTCATCCAGGAGATGATCTACCGCGTCGCCAACAACCACGACGGTGTCTCCGTGTTCGCCGGTGTCGGTGAGCGCACTCGTGAGGGCAACGACCTCATCGAGGAGATGTCGGAGTCCGGCGTCATCGACAAGACCGCGCTGGTCTTCGGCCAGATGGACGAGCCCCCGGGCACCCGTCTGCGCGTGGCCCTGGCCGGTCTGACCATGGCGGAGTACTTCCGCGATGTGCAGAAGCAGGACGTGCTGTTCTTCATCGACAACATCTTCCGCTTCACGCAGGCCGGTTCCGAGGTCTCGACCCTGCTCGGCCGTATGCCCTCCGCGGTGGGTTACCAGCCGAACCTGGCCGACGAGATGGGTCTCCTCCAGGAGCGCATCACCTCGACCCGTGGTCACTCGATCACCTCGATGCAGGCGATCTACGTCCCCGCGGACGACCTGACCGACCCGGCCCCGGCCACCACGTTCGCCCACCTCGACGCGACGACGGTTCTCTCCCGTCCGATCTCCGAGAAGGGCATCTACCCGGCCGTGGACCCGCTGGACTCCACGTCCCGCATCCTGGACCCCCGCTACATCGCGGCGGACCACTACAGCACGGCCATGCGTGTCAAGGGTGTCCTCCAGAAGTACAAGGACCTCCAGGACATCATCGCGATCCTCGGTATCGACGAGCTGGGCGAGGAAGACAAGCTCACCGTCCACCGTGCCCGTCGCGTGGAGCGCTTCCTGTCCCAGAACACCCACGTCGCCAAGCAGTTCACCGGCGTCGACGGGTCGGACGTACCGCTGGACGAGTCGATCACCGCGTTCAACGCGATCATCGACGGCGACTACGACCACTTCCCGGAGCAGGCGTTCTTCCTCTGCGGTGGCATCGAGGACCTCAAGGCCAACGCCAAGGAGCTGGGCGTCTCCTGA
- a CDS encoding F0F1 ATP synthase subunit gamma — protein sequence MGAQLRVYKRRIKSVTATKKITKAMEMIAASRVVKAQRKVAASAPYATELTRAVTAVGTGSNTRHPLTTEAETPTRSAVLLLTSDRGLAGAFNSNAIKAAEQLTARLEAEGKEVDTYIVGRRGLAHYNFRERKVVESWSGFTDQPTYADAKKVAAPLIEAIEKETADGGVDELHIVYTEFVSMMTQNAVDGRLLPLRLDEVAAESAGKGEILPLYDFEPSAEDVLDALLPRYVESRIYNAMLQSAASKHAATRRAMKSATDNAGDLITTLSRLANAARQAEITQEISEIVGGTAALADATAGSDR from the coding sequence ATGGGAGCCCAGCTCCGGGTCTACAAGCGTCGCATCAAATCCGTCACCGCGACCAAGAAGATCACCAAGGCGATGGAGATGATCGCCGCCTCGCGAGTCGTCAAGGCGCAGCGCAAGGTGGCGGCCTCCGCGCCGTACGCGACCGAGCTCACCCGCGCGGTCACGGCGGTCGGCACAGGCTCGAACACCAGGCACCCGCTGACCACCGAGGCCGAGACGCCGACCCGTTCCGCGGTGCTGCTCCTCACGAGCGACCGCGGTCTGGCCGGTGCCTTCAACTCCAACGCGATCAAGGCCGCCGAGCAGTTGACGGCGCGCCTTGAGGCGGAGGGCAAGGAGGTCGACACGTACATCGTCGGCCGCCGCGGTCTGGCCCACTACAACTTCCGCGAGCGCAAGGTCGTGGAGTCGTGGTCGGGCTTCACCGACCAGCCCACGTACGCGGACGCCAAGAAGGTCGCGGCTCCGCTCATCGAGGCCATCGAGAAGGAGACGGCGGACGGCGGCGTGGACGAACTCCACATCGTCTACACCGAGTTCGTCTCGATGATGACGCAGAACGCGGTCGACGGCCGTCTGCTGCCGTTGCGTCTCGACGAGGTGGCCGCGGAGTCGGCGGGGAAGGGCGAGATCCTTCCGCTGTACGACTTCGAGCCGTCGGCGGAGGACGTCCTCGACGCCCTGCTGCCGCGGTACGTCGAGAGCCGTATCTACAACGCGATGCTCCAGTCGGCCGCTTCCAAGCACGCCGCCACGCGCCGCGCGATGAAGTCGGCCACCGACAACGCGGGAGACCTCATCACGACGCTCTCCCGACTTGCCAACGCGGCCCGACAGGCCGAAATCACCCAGGAAATCAGCGAGATCGTCGGTGGCACCGCAGCCCTGGCCGACGCGACCGCGGGGAGTGACAGGTAA
- the atpA gene encoding F0F1 ATP synthase subunit alpha produces the protein MAELTIRPEEIRDALETFVQSYKPDAASREEVGTVTLAGDGIAKVEGLPSAMANELLKFEDGTLGLALNLEEREIGTVILGEFSGVEEGQPVTRTGEVLSVAVGEGYLGRVVDPLGNPIDGLGEIETSGRRALELQAPGVMARKSVHEPMETGYKAVDAMTPIGRGQRQLIIGDRQTGKTALAVDTIINQRDNWRSGDVNKQVRCVYVAIGQKGSTIASVRGALEEAGALEYTTIVAAPASDPAGFKYLAPYTGSAIGQQWMYEGKHVLIIFDDLSKQADAYRAVSLLLRRPPGREAYPGDVFYLHSRLLERCAKLSDELGKGSMTGLPIVETKANDVSAFIPTNVISITDGQCFLESDLFNAGQRPALNVGISVSRVGGSAQHKAMKQVSGRLRLDLAQYRELEAFAAFGSDLDAASKSQLERGQRLVELLKQAQYQPMATEDQVVSVWAATTGKMDEVPVNDIRRFEKELLEYLHRKEQGLMTSIKEGGKMSDDTLTAIADGIADFKKQFETSDGKLLGEDTPAAAAK, from the coding sequence ATGGCGGAGCTCACGATCCGGCCGGAGGAGATCCGGGATGCGCTGGAGACCTTTGTCCAGTCGTACAAGCCGGACGCGGCCTCGCGCGAGGAGGTCGGTACGGTCACCCTTGCCGGCGACGGCATCGCGAAGGTAGAGGGCCTCCCCTCGGCCATGGCCAACGAACTGCTGAAGTTCGAGGACGGCACCCTCGGCCTCGCGCTCAACCTCGAAGAGCGCGAGATCGGTACCGTCATCCTCGGCGAGTTCAGCGGCGTCGAAGAGGGCCAGCCGGTCACCCGTACCGGCGAGGTCCTGTCCGTGGCCGTCGGCGAGGGCTACCTCGGCCGCGTCGTCGACCCGCTCGGCAACCCGATCGACGGCCTCGGCGAGATCGAGACCAGCGGTCGTCGCGCCCTGGAGCTGCAGGCTCCGGGCGTCATGGCGCGCAAGTCGGTGCACGAGCCGATGGAGACGGGCTACAAGGCCGTCGACGCGATGACCCCGATCGGCCGTGGCCAGCGTCAGCTGATCATCGGCGACCGTCAGACCGGCAAGACCGCTCTGGCCGTCGACACGATCATCAACCAGCGCGACAACTGGCGCTCCGGTGACGTCAACAAGCAGGTTCGCTGCGTGTACGTCGCCATCGGTCAGAAGGGTTCGACCATCGCCTCCGTGCGTGGCGCCCTCGAAGAGGCCGGCGCGCTGGAGTACACGACCATCGTCGCCGCCCCGGCGTCCGACCCGGCCGGCTTCAAGTACCTTGCGCCGTACACCGGTTCGGCCATCGGCCAGCAGTGGATGTACGAGGGCAAGCACGTCCTCATCATCTTCGACGACCTCTCGAAGCAGGCCGACGCCTACCGCGCCGTGTCCCTGCTGCTGCGCCGCCCGCCGGGCCGTGAGGCCTACCCGGGTGACGTCTTCTACCTGCACTCCCGTCTGCTGGAGCGCTGCGCGAAGCTCTCCGACGAGCTGGGCAAGGGCTCGATGACCGGTCTGCCGATCGTCGAGACGAAGGCCAACGACGTCTCGGCGTTCATCCCGACCAACGTCATCTCCATCACCGACGGCCAGTGCTTCCTGGAGTCGGACCTGTTCAACGCCGGTCAGCGCCCCGCGCTGAACGTCGGTATCTCCGTCTCCCGAGTCGGTGGTTCCGCGCAGCACAAGGCGATGAAGCAGGTTTCCGGCCGACTGCGCCTCGACCTCGCCCAGTACCGCGAGCTGGAGGCGTTCGCCGCCTTCGGTTCCGACCTGGACGCCGCGTCGAAGTCCCAGCTGGAGCGCGGTCAGCGACTGGTCGAGCTGCTCAAGCAGGCTCAGTACCAGCCGATGGCCACCGAGGACCAGGTCGTCTCCGTCTGGGCCGCCACCACCGGCAAGATGGACGAGGTGCCGGTCAACGACATCCGCCGCTTCGAGAAGGAGCTCCTGGAGTACCTGCACCGCAAGGAGCAGGGCCTCATGACCTCCATCAAGGAGGGCGGCAAGATGTCGGACGACACCCTCACCGCCATCGCGGACGGCATCGCGGACTTCAAGAAGCAGTTCGAGACGTCGGACGGCAAGCTGCTCGGCGAGGACACCCCTGCCGCCGCGGCCAAGTGA